One Fusobacterium sp. DD2 genomic window, CTGAAGAAAATCCATCAATTGCTCTTATGACAACTGGAAACAACAGTGATGTCACTAACAAGGCAGATATAGATGTTGGTAAAGAAGGATATGCATTTGTATTTAAAAACAGTGGAACTGCTGGAAACCCAGGAATTAAATTTAAAAATGAAGGTTCAACAATAAAACTTAAAGATAACGCAACTTATATCTACTCTGAAGATAAATTTGGAGAGATAAAACTTGATCAGGATACAAGAGTAGAAGCTAATGGAGATAAAGTCTATGCTATTTATTCAGCTGGTAATATTGTAAATGATGGTACTATAGATATGTCTCAAGGTAAAGGAAACGTAGCTATCTACGGTTATGGTGGAGCTACACTTACAAATGATGAACATGGTAATATTATAGTAAGCGCTACTGACAGAGCTAACCAACTTTATGGTATCGGTATGGCAGCTGGAGAAGTTAATCCTGAAACTAAGGAAATAATTTCAACTTCCACGATAGTCAATAAAGGTACTATTGAAGTAGATAAAGAGGGCAGCATAGGAATATTTGCTATAGGACGTGGATCAAAAGCAGTCAACAAAGGTACAATCAATATTTCTGAAAACAAAGCTATTGGTATGTATATTGATGACGGAGCTGTAGGAGAAAACCACGGTACTATTGAAATTACAGATGCAACTAAGACTGGTATAAATGCAATATTTGCTGTTAATAATGCCGTTATTAAAAACTACGGTAGAATTATAGTCGATGGTTCTAGCAATAACGGTATCTACCAGGTTAACAGTGAAATTAAAGAGAAAGGTACAATTGTTGTAAATAGTGTGGAATCTGATGATACTTCTGTAAATTCTTACCAAATTGCAACTGTAACTGCAAGTAAACCTGAAAAATCTCTTGGTGACGTAGCAATGAAGAAAAATCCAAAAACTGGAAATATCGAAGTTATAATAGATGGAAAAGAAGTAAATCCTGTTAGAATCGATACTATAAATCCAGTGGATAATTCACATAAGATAGAAGAAATCACTATTAATAATGATATCATGAATATCTCTAACTTCCATATGCAAGACCACATAACTGATTCCATGATTAATAACCTTGGAATGTATGTTGATACATCTGGTATAAACTTCACTAAACCAATTGAAGGTCTTGATACAATAGGCAACATAGATGCTCTTGATTTAATCTTAGGTATTGAAGCAACAGAATATACAAATGCTAAAACAATAGAAGTTGGAGAAAATATCATGGATCCTTATAACGAAGTTGTTAAAAAACTTAAGAGTAACAATGCTGAAATAAGATTTGATATACATGCTGGAAGCTTAACTTGGTTAGGTACAATTAAAGAAACTGCTAGTAAATCAGCATTTGAATATGCTGTACTACAAAAAATACCATATACAATAGCAGCAGAAGATAAAGATGGAAACATAATTAATCAGGATCTTTATAATGAATTAGATGGTATTGAACAAAGATATGGTATTGAGCCATTAGGAAGCAGAGAAAGACTTGTATTCACTAAGTTAAATGGAATAGGAAAAGGAGAACCTGAACTATTCGAACAAGCTGTAAATGAAATGAAGGGTAACCAATACTCTAATACTCTAAGAAGAGTTAGAACAAGTCACGACACATTTGCAAGAGAATTTGATAACCTAATGCATTGGAGAACAGAAACAAAAGATACTATGAAAGTTAAAGTTTTTGGTGAAACAAGTAAATATAGATCTGGTAAACTTGATGTAAATGATTACACAAGAGATGCACAAGGTGTAATAATTCTTAATAATAATGAAACTGTTAGACTTGGACAAAGTAGCGGATTCTTCGGTGGAGTTGCTAATGAACAATTCAAATTTAAGGATATTGGTGGATCTAAGGAAAAAGCTATAACTGGAGAAATTGGATACTACAAATCAAATGCTTATGGATACAACAACGAGGTTAACTGGACATGGAAAGCTGGTATTGAAGGATCATATAGAAGAATGGATCGTAAATATCTAGTAGTTGATGATATATTCCATGCTAAATCTAAATACAATACTTACGGAGTATTCATAGATAATAGAGTAGGAAGAAATTATAGAGTCACTGAAAACTTAATTGTTGAACCTTATGCTGGATTAGATCTTGCAGTTGGAAAAGTTGGAAAGATTCACGAAAACAAAGGTGAAATAAGATTAGATGTT contains:
- a CDS encoding autotransporter outer membrane beta-barrel domain-containing protein, producing the protein MEKVKITNDKNIFIKGQKNNIALLGRKGAEMVNNAKLVLPDVATVEDAHIGMFTDDSNTKLINNNDIEIGKNSIGIYAKDIAVNSGKLKVSSGGIGVISSSGTVLLDTNANITLADSIRPVPVTTHSSSSVRPNITLASSTEENPSIALMTTGNNSDVTNKADIDVGKEGYAFVFKNSGTAGNPGIKFKNEGSTIKLKDNATYIYSEDKFGEIKLDQDTRVEANGDKVYAIYSAGNIVNDGTIDMSQGKGNVAIYGYGGATLTNDEHGNIIVSATDRANQLYGIGMAAGEVNPETKEIISTSTIVNKGTIEVDKEGSIGIFAIGRGSKAVNKGTINISENKAIGMYIDDGAVGENHGTIEITDATKTGINAIFAVNNAVIKNYGRIIVDGSSNNGIYQVNSEIKEKGTIVVNSVESDDTSVNSYQIATVTASKPEKSLGDVAMKKNPKTGNIEVIIDGKEVNPVRIDTINPVDNSHKIEEITINNDIMNISNFHMQDHITDSMINNLGMYVDTSGINFTKPIEGLDTIGNIDALDLILGIEATEYTNAKTIEVGENIMDPYNEVVKKLKSNNAEIRFDIHAGSLTWLGTIKETASKSAFEYAVLQKIPYTIAAEDKDGNIINQDLYNELDGIEQRYGIEPLGSRERLVFTKLNGIGKGEPELFEQAVNEMKGNQYSNTLRRVRTSHDTFAREFDNLMHWRTETKDTMKVKVFGETSKYRSGKLDVNDYTRDAQGVIILNNNETVRLGQSSGFFGGVANEQFKFKDIGGSKEKAITGEIGYYKSNAYGYNNEVNWTWKAGIEGSYRRMDRKYLVVDDIFHAKSKYNTYGVFIDNRVGRNYRVTENLIVEPYAGLDLAVGKVGKIHENKGEIRLDVKSKDYYSVVPNAGVKTKYNIPAGKNIIVTSVDVNVSKEVGNIYDNTMKAKVNRTSAGYYSLVNDKKDNATIGVVGRIGVENESYGVALKAGYSSANKAINGGLEFRVKF